From the genome of Deinococcus sp. AJ005, one region includes:
- the pheS gene encoding phenylalanine--tRNA ligase subunit alpha, whose protein sequence is MSDNHQQEALEAISQADTLEGLQAVKTKYVGKSGLVTKELGALGKLPPEERKARGAQINAVRQAIDAALTEREVTLKRAALDARLASEAIDVTLPGLPLPAGGLHPINRVYDDLTRIYERLGYAVIEGPEVEDEHHNFEALNVPWYHPARDLQDTFWLEDGRLLRTHTSPMQIRYMVDHEPALKIVVRGKVYRYEATDATHEAMFHQLEGLVVGDGISMADLKGTIAEMARGLYGPSAKVRFQPSYYPFTEPGADFAVWWENPRGESKWLELGGCGMVHPNVFKAVDDLREAEGKPRVYEGKTGFAFGLGPERIAMLKYGIPDIRYFYANDPRVLGQFRGELG, encoded by the coding sequence ATGTCAGACAACCATCAACAGGAAGCACTAGAAGCGATTTCACAGGCGGACACTTTGGAGGGCTTGCAGGCCGTCAAAACCAAGTATGTGGGCAAGAGCGGTCTGGTCACAAAGGAACTCGGCGCACTGGGCAAATTGCCGCCGGAGGAACGCAAGGCACGCGGCGCACAGATCAACGCCGTGCGGCAGGCCATTGACGCCGCGTTGACTGAACGCGAAGTGACTCTCAAACGCGCCGCGCTGGACGCTCGCCTCGCCTCTGAGGCCATTGACGTCACGCTGCCCGGTCTGCCGCTGCCCGCTGGCGGTCTACACCCCATCAACCGCGTGTATGACGACTTGACCCGTATCTATGAGCGGCTGGGCTATGCGGTGATCGAGGGGCCGGAAGTGGAGGACGAACACCACAACTTCGAGGCGCTGAACGTGCCGTGGTATCACCCCGCGCGTGACCTTCAGGACACCTTCTGGCTGGAGGATGGCCGCCTGCTGCGGACGCACACCAGCCCCATGCAGATCCGCTACATGGTGGACCACGAACCCGCCCTGAAGATCGTTGTGCGCGGCAAGGTCTACCGCTACGAGGCCACCGACGCCACCCACGAGGCCATGTTTCACCAGTTGGAAGGTCTGGTGGTGGGCGACGGTATCAGCATGGCGGACCTGAAAGGCACCATCGCCGAGATGGCGCGTGGGTTGTACGGGCCGAGCGCGAAGGTGCGTTTCCAGCCCAGTTACTACCCCTTCACTGAACCCGGCGCGGATTTTGCCGTGTGGTGGGAGAACCCGCGCGGCGAGAGCAAATGGCTGGAACTGGGCGGCTGCGGCATGGTTCACCCGAACGTCTTCAAAGCTGTGGACGACTTGCGCGAGGCCGAGGGCAAACCGCGCGTCTACGAGGGCAAAACGGGCTTCGCCTTCGGGCTGGGGCCAGAGCGGATTGCCATGCTCAAGTACGGCATTCCCGATATTCGCTACTTCTACGCCAATGATCCCAGGGTGCTGGGGCAATTCCGGGGGGAATTGGGGTGA
- a CDS encoding NUDIX hydrolase — translation MSETFAIPCVGAIITREVGGVRCLLIQERRKLGAGIENGMLEVAAGKVREYENVFDALRREVHEETGLRLTHIEGEENAVTRTVNGYKVMSYTPFCTTQNLSGGYSIILHSFTCEAEGEPVTQTSETRNLRWMPLDDCRTHLQNRPEDFYPLHINALSLYLGQEKP, via the coding sequence ATGTCCGAAACATTCGCCATCCCCTGCGTCGGCGCAATCATCACCCGCGAAGTCGGCGGCGTGCGCTGCCTGCTTATTCAGGAACGCCGCAAACTGGGTGCGGGCATTGAAAACGGAATGCTGGAAGTGGCGGCGGGCAAGGTCCGTGAATACGAGAACGTTTTTGACGCTTTGCGCCGCGAGGTTCACGAGGAAACGGGTTTGCGCCTGACTCACATTGAGGGTGAGGAAAACGCTGTGACCCGCACCGTGAACGGTTACAAGGTCATGAGCTACACGCCGTTTTGCACCACTCAAAACCTGTCGGGCGGCTATTCCATCATTCTGCATAGCTTTACCTGCGAGGCGGAAGGCGAACCAGTGACACAGACATCTGAAACCCGGAATCTGCGCTGGATGCCGCTGGACGACTGCCGAACCCACCTTCAAAACCGCCCCGAAGATTTCTATCCCCTTCACATCAACGCGCTCAGCCTGTATCTGGGCCAGGAGAAGCCATGA
- a CDS encoding NUDIX domain-containing protein — MRPRAVGILLNNEDQVLLMLRNKAGSAYATLPGGGIEPGETPAEACARELMEEVNLVVAVGEEVLVLDNLDNHEHYFRVSYVAGQMRLGDGPEGIRNSAENSYAPQWVNVSELDAVNLVPEQVRGVVRTLVQNAG; from the coding sequence ATGAGACCCCGCGCTGTCGGAATCCTCCTTAATAATGAAGACCAAGTGCTGCTGATGCTGCGAAACAAAGCGGGCAGCGCCTACGCCACGCTGCCCGGCGGCGGCATTGAACCCGGCGAAACCCCCGCTGAAGCTTGCGCCCGCGAACTGATGGAGGAAGTGAATCTGGTGGTGGCGGTGGGCGAGGAAGTGCTGGTGCTGGACAATCTGGATAACCACGAACACTATTTTCGCGTGTCCTACGTCGCCGGTCAGATGCGCCTGGGCGACGGTCCCGAAGGCATCCGCAACAGCGCCGAGAACTCATACGCGCCCCAGTGGGTGAACGTATCCGAACTGGACGCCGTGAATCTGGTGCCGGAGCAGGTGCGCGGGGTGGTTCGAACCCTCGTCCAGAACGCTGGCTGA
- a CDS encoding phenylalanine--tRNA ligase subunit beta, with amino-acid sequence MKLPYSWLQELVPNLPPVTELEPIFANLGLPLEGIEETPTPPEGVLLSVILQAEAMEGTQLAKLTLDTGPHGERVIATGAPGAASLPAGTVVALVTPGTALGDTEYSVRTLQGVESWGMAASAKELNIGESSAGILTFPAGTAKAGTPMHELWPTDHVLDIEITPNRADALSALGVARDLAAFLKLELKQPPAGPAAHGDGEIRVSLPPKGLTIERDPSKKLRFGCDHFAARTVGGVQNGPSPLWMQRRLSLAGMRPIDLIVDTSNYVMLELGQPTALYDRRDVTDDQILVAFGLRQGEEVADLMGGIHTVGPEDLLILDGRERGVSTVAEAFANAGQPQPGAGVLGIAGIMGGDHGRVRADTTDVVIESAHFDPVLLRRTSTRLGLKTDAVYRYERGVDPLLSPRAADRVAGLLAECGGGQIEPGATVVGEPEIPGQITASADAIRALLGMQIDTAEMRAILVRLGCEVAGEGDTLLITPPSWRIDMIIWQDVAEEVARLHGYAELPETLPTLRIHESNIGASAANDNRQNLRRTLAGLGFQEVVTYTFTSDDEAQKARAEAPGVRLRNPMTVDRTALRTALYPSLLRAALAHPKGERVLLSEQGRIFPKSGEAERLGLLMRGPLAPNTHQGGVAGSYSAFRGLLETLAASQGAALEIRQLRGESVPSALHPGIAGEVVWNGQAIGWIGAMHPEIAQEFGLKGETFLLEVALPLPGRAWGFRDPSRAPVAWRDLAVIAPQDVGYGEVAALLRAEAGEGLESVEPFDVYTGDQIPAGQRSVAVRLVFRGAKTLTDAEVDPVMDRLMGAVRAQGWGIREK; translated from the coding sequence ATGAAATTGCCCTATTCCTGGCTTCAAGAACTTGTTCCTAACCTTCCGCCCGTCACCGAACTGGAACCTATCTTCGCTAACTTGGGCCTTCCACTGGAAGGGATTGAAGAGACGCCCACGCCCCCTGAAGGCGTCCTCCTCTCCGTCATCCTGCAAGCGGAGGCGATGGAAGGCACGCAACTGGCGAAACTGACCCTAGACACCGGGCCGCACGGCGAGCGCGTGATTGCCACGGGTGCGCCGGGTGCGGCGAGCCTGCCTGCCGGAACGGTGGTGGCGCTGGTCACGCCCGGTACGGCGCTGGGCGACACCGAGTACAGCGTCCGCACTTTGCAAGGCGTCGAATCCTGGGGCATGGCCGCCAGCGCCAAGGAGCTGAATATCGGCGAGAGCAGCGCCGGAATCCTGACCTTTCCGGCTGGTACGGCCAAAGCGGGAACGCCCATGCATGAGCTGTGGCCCACTGATCATGTTCTGGACATCGAAATCACCCCCAACCGCGCCGACGCCCTCAGCGCACTGGGGGTGGCGCGCGATCTGGCCGCCTTCCTCAAGCTGGAGCTGAAGCAGCCGCCCGCTGGCCCCGCCGCGCACGGCGACGGCGAAATCCGGGTCAGCCTGCCGCCGAAAGGATTGACCATCGAGCGCGATCCATCCAAGAAGCTGCGCTTCGGCTGCGATCACTTCGCCGCGCGGACGGTGGGCGGCGTGCAGAACGGCCCCTCGCCGCTGTGGATGCAGCGCCGCCTGTCTCTGGCGGGGATGCGCCCGATTGACCTGATCGTGGACACCAGCAATTACGTGATGCTGGAACTGGGCCAGCCCACCGCGCTGTATGACCGCCGCGACGTGACGGATGATCAGATTCTGGTGGCCTTCGGGCTGCGGCAGGGCGAGGAAGTCGCTGATCTGATGGGCGGCATCCATACCGTTGGTCCCGAGGATCTGCTGATTCTGGACGGACGCGAACGTGGCGTTTCCACGGTGGCCGAAGCCTTTGCCAACGCCGGACAGCCTCAGCCGGGTGCGGGCGTGCTGGGCATCGCCGGGATCATGGGCGGAGATCACGGGCGGGTGCGGGCCGACACGACGGACGTGGTGATTGAGTCCGCACACTTTGACCCGGTGTTGCTGCGGCGCACTAGCACGCGCTTGGGCCTCAAGACCGACGCCGTTTACCGTTACGAACGCGGCGTCGATCCACTCCTCTCGCCCCGCGCTGCAGACCGCGTGGCCGGACTGCTGGCCGAATGCGGCGGCGGTCAGATCGAGCCGGGCGCGACGGTGGTGGGGGAACCGGAAATCCCCGGCCAGATCACCGCCTCTGCCGACGCCATCCGTGCGCTGCTGGGCATGCAGATCGACACGGCGGAGATGCGCGCCATCCTCGTCCGCCTGGGCTGTGAAGTGGCAGGCGAGGGCGACACGCTGCTTATCACGCCGCCGTCCTGGCGCATCGACATGATCATCTGGCAGGACGTGGCCGAGGAAGTCGCCCGCCTGCACGGCTATGCTGAACTGCCCGAAACGCTGCCCACGCTGCGAATCCACGAGAGCAACATCGGCGCGTCCGCCGCCAACGACAACCGCCAGAACCTGCGCCGCACGCTGGCCGGGCTGGGCTTTCAGGAGGTGGTGACCTACACCTTCACCAGCGACGATGAAGCGCAAAAGGCGCGGGCTGAGGCTCCCGGCGTGCGTCTGCGGAATCCAATGACGGTAGACCGCACGGCGTTGCGGACAGCGCTGTACCCCAGCCTGCTGCGCGCCGCGCTGGCCCATCCCAAAGGCGAGCGCGTACTGCTGTCCGAACAGGGCCGGATTTTCCCGAAGAGTGGCGAGGCCGAGCGTCTGGGCCTGCTGATGCGCGGGCCACTCGCGCCGAACACCCATCAGGGCGGCGTGGCGGGCAGCTACAGCGCCTTCCGGGGCCTGCTGGAAACGCTGGCCGCCAGTCAGGGTGCGGCGCTGGAGATTCGTCAGTTGCGCGGCGAGTCGGTCCCCAGCGCCCTGCATCCCGGCATCGCGGGCGAGGTGGTCTGGAACGGGCAGGCCATCGGCTGGATCGGCGCAATGCATCCCGAAATTGCCCAGGAATTTGGGCTGAAGGGCGAGACGTTCCTTCTGGAAGTCGCGTTGCCGTTGCCGGGCCGGGCGTGGGGCTTCCGCGATCCCAGCCGCGCCCCTGTCGCGTGGCGTGATCTGGCCGTCATTGCCCCGCAGGACGTGGGTTATGGAGAGGTGGCCGCGCTGCTCAGGGCTGAGGCGGGGGAGGGGCTGGAAAGTGTCGAGCCGTTCGACGTATATACCGGAGACCAGATTCCTGCCGGGCAACGCAGCGTGGCCGTGCGGCTGGTCTTCCGGGGCGCTAAGACCCTGACCGACGCGGAAGTCGATCCCGTGATGGACCGCCTGATGGGTGCGGTGCGGGCACAGGGCTGGGGCATCCGGGAAAAGTAG
- a CDS encoding NUDIX domain-containing protein gives MSILELRKLWGNDPLIIVCVGVLIQDETGRILLQRRGDDGLWGEPGGALEPGEDFLTAARRELLEETGLVCPDLHLLPIAEALQGGPEFFSIYPNGHEVYIVGMRAHGTLPASALDHAAPDDSGETLELRWFALDDLPPISKNVNRLSLSLLRSRVGLPPLPLEPTPPAPPIGNHLMELRKLVGPRPLHAPGANVLVTGEQGCLLLLRHGGTGKWTVPGGSLEPGESFEECARRELFEETGLRAATLEPLEMFCGPDYRYMYLHGDVVDNVSVLYRAEDVAGQLTPQEGEVLEVGWFGLDELPEDEELSGTLIQDNLKVWKRGQSV, from the coding sequence GTGTCCATCCTTGAACTCCGCAAACTCTGGGGCAATGACCCGCTGATCATCGTCTGTGTCGGGGTGCTGATCCAGGACGAGACGGGGCGAATCCTGCTGCAACGGCGCGGTGATGACGGCCTGTGGGGCGAACCCGGCGGCGCGCTGGAACCCGGCGAGGACTTTCTGACGGCGGCCCGGCGCGAGCTGCTGGAGGAAACTGGACTGGTCTGCCCGGATTTGCACCTGCTGCCAATTGCCGAGGCGCTGCAAGGCGGACCAGAGTTTTTCAGCATCTACCCAAACGGCCATGAGGTCTACATCGTTGGAATGCGGGCGCATGGCACGCTCCCGGCCTCCGCACTGGACCACGCTGCCCCCGACGACAGCGGCGAGACACTGGAACTGCGCTGGTTCGCCTTGGATGATCTGCCTCCCATCAGCAAGAATGTCAACCGCCTGAGCCTGAGCCTGCTTCGCTCACGCGTGGGCCTGCCGCCACTACCGCTAGAGCCGACACCACCCGCGCCACCCATCGGCAATCACCTGATGGAACTGCGGAAGCTGGTTGGCCCTCGCCCGCTGCACGCCCCCGGCGCAAACGTCCTGGTCACGGGTGAGCAGGGGTGCTTGCTTTTGCTGCGGCATGGCGGGACGGGAAAGTGGACGGTACCGGGAGGCAGTCTAGAACCTGGTGAGAGTTTTGAAGAATGTGCGCGGCGGGAACTGTTCGAGGAAACGGGCCTGAGGGCAGCAACGCTGGAGCCGCTGGAGATGTTCTGTGGGCCGGACTACCGCTATATGTATCTGCATGGAGATGTGGTGGACAACGTTTCGGTGCTGTATCGGGCAGAGGACGTGGCAGGCCAACTGACCCCACAGGAGGGCGAGGTGCTGGAAGTCGGCTGGTTTGGGTTAGACGAACTGCCAGAAGATGAGGAACTGAGCGGAACATTGATTCAGGACAACCTGAAGGTCTGGAAAAGGGGCCAGAGCGTCTAG
- a CDS encoding alpha/beta fold hydrolase, giving the protein MTDDLPQDDFFEDELGEGVYTERLNGADLYFEVSGDLESGETPLVFLHGGPGYNSYSFRELFGESLERPVIYLDGRGSGRSGPLEDTEQGHDTLDLDTLVADLEAVRDYLELDRIVPLGHGFGALVALEYARRHPAQTERVIVVGPWIHFPALALTLLSEASALRGVELEDPAEAIRTSTPEGQHPQVGDARVEAAFTLLNARDLLNALEFVDAPSRMRLEFVDVESQLVGGGEVQEALVNQGMWEFEYLPFLAEIRRPVYVIAGVQDRTSYPEQVQYLADLADADVTVLDTGHYPWLDDEDGFAEALEDALRR; this is encoded by the coding sequence ATGACCGACGACCTCCCACAAGACGATTTTTTCGAAGATGAATTAGGCGAGGGGGTGTACACCGAGCGCTTGAACGGAGCCGACCTGTATTTCGAGGTCTCGGGCGATCTGGAATCCGGCGAGACCCCACTGGTCTTTCTGCACGGCGGCCCCGGCTACAACAGTTACTCGTTCCGGGAACTGTTCGGGGAATCGCTGGAGCGCCCGGTGATCTATCTGGACGGGCGCGGCAGTGGGCGGAGTGGCCCACTGGAAGACACCGAACAGGGCCACGACACGCTGGATCTGGATACCCTGGTGGCCGATCTGGAAGCAGTGCGTGATTATCTGGAACTGGACAGGATCGTGCCGCTGGGCCACGGCTTCGGCGCACTCGTGGCGCTGGAATACGCCCGCCGCCACCCGGCCCAGACCGAGCGGGTGATCGTCGTCGGCCCCTGGATTCATTTTCCGGCACTGGCCCTGACCCTGCTCTCGGAGGCCAGCGCCCTGCGTGGTGTGGAACTGGAAGACCCCGCAGAGGCGATCCGCACCAGCACTCCCGAGGGCCAGCACCCACAGGTGGGCGACGCGCGGGTAGAGGCGGCTTTTACGCTGCTGAACGCCCGCGATCTGCTGAACGCGCTGGAATTCGTGGACGCCCCCAGCCGCATGAGGCTGGAATTTGTGGACGTGGAAAGCCAACTGGTGGGCGGCGGCGAGGTGCAGGAGGCTCTGGTCAACCAGGGCATGTGGGAGTTTGAATACCTGCCCTTTCTGGCCGAGATTCGCCGCCCGGTCTACGTAATCGCGGGCGTGCAGGACCGCACCAGTTATCCCGAACAGGTACAGTATCTAGCCGATCTGGCCGACGCCGACGTGACCGTGCTGGACACCGGCCATTACCCTTGGCTGGACGACGAGGACGGGTTTGCGGAAGCGCTGGAAGACGCGCTGAGACGTTAG
- a CDS encoding response regulator transcription factor, translating into MEQRILLIEDNPDITRVVEYELEQAGYRVLSASDGVSGLTSARESNPDLVILDLGLPDFDGAEIARRLRKTSSVPIIILTAMDAVDRKVNLLEAGADDYMTKPFHPEELVARVKVQLRHQQHGEVITIGALEIHPQKRLCHYNGHEVRLSPKEFDLLTFLSRQPGRVYSRQEIEREVWNGELPSNSNVVDVHMANMRAKLRDLDGYGIIRTVRGIGYALKTA; encoded by the coding sequence ATGGAGCAACGCATTTTACTGATTGAAGACAATCCCGACATCACCCGCGTCGTGGAATACGAGCTGGAGCAGGCGGGCTACCGGGTTCTCAGCGCCTCGGACGGCGTGAGCGGTCTGACATCGGCCCGCGAAAGCAATCCCGATCTGGTGATTCTGGACCTGGGCCTGCCTGATTTCGACGGCGCAGAGATCGCCCGCCGCCTGCGTAAGACCAGCAGCGTCCCGATCATCATCCTGACTGCGATGGACGCCGTGGACCGCAAGGTTAACCTGCTGGAAGCGGGGGCGGACGATTATATGACCAAGCCCTTTCACCCCGAGGAACTGGTGGCCCGCGTCAAGGTACAACTGCGCCACCAGCAGCACGGCGAGGTTATCACCATCGGGGCACTGGAGATTCACCCGCAAAAACGCCTGTGTCACTACAACGGTCATGAAGTCCGTCTGTCACCCAAGGAATTCGATCTGCTGACTTTCCTGTCCCGCCAGCCGGGCCGGGTGTATTCCCGACAGGAAATCGAGCGTGAGGTCTGGAACGGCGAGCTGCCCAGCAACAGCAATGTGGTGGACGTGCATATGGCCAACATGCGCGCCAAGCTGCGCGATCTGGACGGCTACGGCATCATCCGCACCGTGCGCGGCATTGGGTACGCGCTGAAAACGGCGTAA
- the def gene encoding peptide deformylase — protein MTGQTTPTWTPAEARVYPLRLYGDPILRRKAKPLTLTDTFNVPGVGPQSVRQVAQTMLETMFEARGVGLAAPQVGLPVRLFVAVEYEDDEEENEGHDSPLRSRVLRDFVMINPVVSVLNKKKDRSYQEGCLSIPGIYEEGVPRARAVSVKYTDLDGHQQVLEAEDYLARVFQHELDHLDGVLFLDRLPPEVTDDYRKELLALQQKSRTLIGDLAQADRLRRERGGA, from the coding sequence ATGACCGGGCAAACGACTCCCACCTGGACCCCTGCCGAGGCGCGCGTGTATCCGCTGCGCCTGTACGGCGATCCGATCCTGCGCCGCAAGGCCAAACCCCTGACCCTGACCGACACATTCAATGTGCCGGGGGTGGGGCCGCAGAGTGTGCGGCAGGTGGCCCAGACCATGCTGGAAACCATGTTCGAGGCGCGTGGAGTGGGCCTCGCCGCGCCGCAGGTGGGCCTGCCGGTGCGTCTGTTCGTGGCCGTGGAGTACGAGGACGACGAGGAGGAGAACGAGGGCCACGACTCCCCGCTGCGCTCGCGGGTGCTGCGCGACTTCGTGATGATCAACCCGGTGGTCAGCGTGCTGAACAAGAAAAAGGACAGGTCCTATCAGGAGGGCTGCCTGAGTATCCCCGGCATCTACGAGGAAGGTGTGCCGCGCGCGCGTGCCGTGTCGGTCAAATACACCGATCTGGACGGGCATCAGCAGGTTCTGGAGGCTGAGGATTATCTGGCCCGCGTTTTTCAGCATGAGCTGGACCATCTGGACGGCGTGCTGTTTCTGGACCGCTTGCCCCCCGAGGTGACCGACGATTACCGCAAGGAACTGCTGGCGTTGCAGCAGAAGTCCAGGACATTGATCGGGGATCTGGCCCAGGCAGACCGCCTGCGCCGCGAGCGTGGCGGTGCATGA
- the fmt gene encoding methionyl-tRNA formyltransferase — MKVAFFGSPAFALPVLEAIRAQFEIVLVVAQPDKPVGRGLKLTPPPIAARAAELGVPLAQPTKLRRNAEFETVLGDSGADVAVTCAYGKILPASVLDIPRYGFLNTHTSLLPAYRGAAPIQWALIGGETLTGTTIMQTDPGMDTGPILLQEELPIAPQWTSLDLSDALAGQAARLIVTALERLGRGDLVPTPQDDAAATHAPMLVKEDGFVRWTDSARAVVDRYRGVAAWPQTTAFLGGARLKLGGLSVEEGEGQPGEILGVDASGLLIACGNGAVRVQTVQPEARRAQPAQTWAASVGVGAGSQFDVWNPDSM, encoded by the coding sequence ATGAAGGTGGCTTTCTTCGGCTCCCCGGCTTTCGCGCTACCGGTGCTGGAGGCCATCCGCGCACAGTTTGAAATCGTGCTGGTGGTGGCCCAGCCGGATAAACCGGTGGGACGCGGCCTGAAGCTGACGCCGCCGCCCATTGCCGCGCGGGCCGCTGAGCTGGGGGTGCCGCTGGCGCAGCCCACTAAACTCCGGCGCAACGCCGAGTTCGAGACCGTTCTAGGAGATTCCGGCGCTGATGTGGCCGTCACCTGCGCTTACGGCAAGATTCTGCCCGCCTCTGTGCTGGACATTCCCAGATACGGTTTCCTGAACACCCACACCAGCCTGCTTCCCGCTTACCGGGGGGCCGCGCCGATCCAGTGGGCGCTGATCGGCGGCGAGACCCTTACGGGGACCACCATCATGCAGACCGATCCCGGCATGGACACGGGGCCGATTCTGCTTCAGGAGGAACTGCCGATTGCCCCGCAGTGGACCAGTCTGGACCTTTCAGACGCGCTGGCGGGGCAGGCGGCGCGGCTGATCGTGACGGCTCTGGAGCGGCTGGGCAGGGGAGACCTCGTGCCCACACCGCAGGACGACGCGGCGGCCACCCACGCGCCCATGCTGGTCAAGGAGGACGGCTTCGTGCGCTGGACAGATTCGGCGCGGGCCGTGGTGGACCGTTACCGGGGCGTGGCCGCCTGGCCGCAGACCACCGCGTTTCTGGGCGGCGCACGCCTCAAGCTGGGCGGCCTGAGCGTGGAAGAGGGTGAGGGCCAGCCCGGTGAGATTCTGGGGGTGGATGCCAGCGGACTGCTGATCGCCTGCGGAAACGGTGCGGTGCGTGTGCAGACCGTTCAGCCCGAAGCCCGCCGCGCCCAGCCCGCCCAGACGTGGGCCGCATCGGTAGGCGTTGGGGCAGGCAGTCAGTTTGACGTGTGGAATCCTGATTCGATGTAA
- the dkgB gene encoding 2,5-didehydrogluconate reductase DkgB, with product MTATENWTVPPFGLGTFRLKDQVVRDSVRDALEVGYRVIDTAQGYANEGEIGETIADSGVARSDLYITTKIKPDNYSADKLVPSLRESLDKLGVDAVDLTLIHWPAPRGPVSAEEYLGALADAYAQGLTHQIGVSNFTIALLKQARELLGDLPIATNQVEIHPYLQNRKLADFARQEGIHLTSYMTLAVGKVMEDDVMKDIARAHDATPAQVALAWAMGLGYSVIPSSTKREHLESNMKALDLKLSEEDMQRIAALDGQGERLANPASVAPDWD from the coding sequence ATGACTGCAACAGAGAACTGGACGGTGCCGCCCTTCGGACTGGGAACCTTTCGCCTGAAAGATCAGGTGGTCCGGGATTCCGTGCGTGACGCGTTGGAAGTGGGCTACCGCGTGATCGACACCGCGCAGGGCTACGCCAACGAGGGCGAAATTGGCGAGACCATCGCCGACAGCGGCGTGGCCCGTAGTGATCTGTACATCACCACCAAGATCAAGCCCGACAACTACAGCGCCGATAAACTGGTGCCCAGCCTGCGCGAGAGCCTGGACAAGCTGGGGGTGGACGCCGTGGACCTGACCCTGATCCACTGGCCTGCCCCACGCGGCCCGGTCAGCGCTGAGGAATACCTGGGCGCGCTGGCCGACGCCTACGCGCAGGGCCTGACCCACCAGATCGGCGTCTCCAACTTCACCATCGCACTGTTAAAGCAGGCCCGTGAACTGCTGGGTGATCTGCCCATTGCCACCAATCAGGTGGAAATCCATCCCTACCTGCAAAACCGCAAGCTGGCCGACTTTGCCCGCCAGGAGGGTATCCACCTGACCTCTTACATGACGCTGGCGGTGGGCAAGGTCATGGAGGACGACGTGATGAAGGACATCGCTAGGGCGCACGACGCCACGCCCGCACAGGTGGCGCTGGCCTGGGCCATGGGGCTGGGCTACTCGGTCATTCCGTCCTCTACCAAGCGCGAACACCTGGAAAGCAACATGAAGGCGCTGGACCTCAAGCTCTCGGAAGAGGACATGCAGAGAATCGCCGCACTGGATGGCCAGGGCGAACGCCTTGCCAATCCGGCTAGCGTCGCACCCGACTGGGACTGA
- a CDS encoding YtxH domain-containing protein, with translation MSNNKPHFPTKRLLAVGALIGAGAYYFSREQNRKALDAKLAELGLKDAAQDVGNSVTKGWEKTKDAAAQAGNVIADKAGEVKDAAAEGGAGAALDKAKEVAGDVKSAVGQAAGQVGEAASDVGKTAQANAQDVGKEVKKEGQDAAAQAQDKAEQLKAKASDAVDGAKDKAQDVAAQAQEKAKDLGNQAQNKAEQVKDKVQDAAADAKDKAQATADQAKSKMSDAADQAKTTAQNAGAAVQNKAAEAQGGTRDFIAEARAQAEKQAAKAADDATHHQGSDLSSSARNAAQGVKTNMQNTAQDVKDGAQKTANDVKNAANDTKRNT, from the coding sequence ATGTCTAACAACAAACCTCATTTTCCCACCAAACGTCTGCTGGCCGTGGGCGCACTGATCGGTGCGGGCGCGTACTACTTCAGCCGCGAGCAAAACCGCAAGGCGCTGGACGCCAAACTCGCCGAACTGGGCCTGAAGGACGCCGCCCAGGATGTGGGCAATAGCGTGACCAAGGGCTGGGAGAAGACCAAGGACGCCGCCGCACAGGCCGGAAACGTGATCGCCGACAAGGCGGGCGAGGTCAAGGACGCCGCTGCCGAGGGTGGAGCCGGGGCCGCCCTGGACAAGGCGAAGGAAGTCGCTGGGGACGTGAAATCAGCGGTGGGTCAGGCCGCTGGACAGGTGGGAGAAGCCGCAAGCGATGTGGGCAAGACGGCCCAGGCCAATGCTCAGGACGTGGGCAAGGAAGTCAAGAAGGAAGGCCAGGACGCCGCCGCACAGGCCCAGGACAAAGCCGAGCAGTTAAAAGCCAAGGCTTCGGACGCAGTGGACGGCGCCAAAGACAAGGCTCAGGATGTGGCCGCGCAGGCGCAGGAGAAGGCCAAGGATCTGGGCAATCAGGCACAGAACAAGGCCGAACAGGTGAAAGACAAGGTACAGGACGCCGCAGCCGATGCGAAAGATAAGGCTCAGGCCACCGCCGATCAGGCCAAGAGCAAGATGTCAGATGCCGCAGATCAGGCGAAGACAACTGCCCAGAATGCTGGCGCTGCCGTGCAGAACAAGGCTGCCGAGGCCCAGGGCGGCACCCGCGACTTCATTGCCGAAGCCCGCGCGCAGGCCGAGAAGCAGGCGGCTAAGGCCGCCGATGACGCCACCCACCACCAGGGCAGCGATCTGAGCAGCAGCGCCCGCAACGCCGCGCAGGGCGTCAAGACCAACATGCAGAACACCGCCCAGGATGTTAAGGACGGCGCGCAGAAGACCGCCAACGACGTGAAGAACGCGGCCAACGACACCAAGCGCAATACCTGA